A region from the Candidatus Tumulicola sp. genome encodes:
- a CDS encoding 5-oxoprolinase subunit PxpA, which yields MRIDLNCDMGESFGAWRMGDDETLLDIVTSANIACGFHAGDPTVMEATVKAALRRGVAIGAHPSYPDLAGFGRRSMRIAPDELERIVLYQIAALAGMAEANGGKLAHVKPHGALYNDAAKDRALADAIASAIKRHDATLTLVGLADSALIEAGRAAGLPTAAEGFCDRAYEADGSLRAREKAGAVFTDPVQAAEQALKLAQSGRIQTLCIHGDTPGAAGIARAVRAALEKSGATIKALGRGP from the coding sequence ATGCGGATCGATCTCAACTGCGACATGGGCGAATCGTTCGGCGCTTGGCGCATGGGCGACGACGAGACGTTGCTCGATATCGTCACCTCAGCGAACATCGCGTGCGGCTTCCATGCCGGCGACCCGACCGTGATGGAAGCGACCGTCAAGGCCGCCCTGCGCCGCGGGGTCGCCATCGGCGCACATCCTTCATACCCGGATCTCGCCGGATTCGGGCGGCGCAGCATGCGCATCGCCCCCGACGAACTCGAGCGCATCGTGCTGTATCAGATCGCGGCGCTCGCGGGGATGGCAGAGGCGAACGGCGGCAAGCTCGCCCACGTGAAGCCGCACGGCGCGCTCTATAACGATGCCGCGAAAGACCGCGCGCTTGCCGACGCGATCGCCTCGGCGATCAAACGCCACGATGCAACACTGACTTTAGTAGGATTGGCAGACTCGGCGCTGATCGAGGCGGGACGCGCCGCCGGGCTCCCAACCGCAGCCGAGGGTTTCTGCGACCGCGCGTACGAGGCGGACGGATCGCTGCGCGCGCGCGAGAAAGCGGGCGCGGTGTTCACCGATCCGGTCCAAGCCGCCGAGCAGGCGCTGAAGCTGGCGCAATCCGGGCGCATCCAGACGCTGTGCATTCACGGCGACACGCCGGGCGCGGCGGGGATCGCGCGCGCCGTCCGGGCAGCGCTGGAAAAAAGCGGCGCTACCATCAAAGCCCTAGGGCGGGGCCCATGA